The window CACGCCGTTGCCGGACGGATCGGTGGCAGACGTTTCCATAGCCTTCGAAATACTGAAGATGGCAACCGAATTCGGCAGGAAATATGGGTGGGCCGGCTCGGTTCAGCACGGGGCATCGACATTACCGAATAATGCCTTCAGTCTCTTTCCCAAGAACAAAGCCGTGGAGGTACACCTCGCCACCGGCTTTCAGAATATCTGCTTCGATAACGGACTCTACAAGGTAAAGGGCGTCCAGTGCGAGATAGAGCAGTTTCTGGCCGACAAGTTCAGAGGAGACTGGAAAGCGGGAAAGACCTTCGCCCAATTCGCCTACAGCACGCGCAAACAGGCAGTAGGGCCTTTCAAATGGCTGACATGGACCATGCCGGAAGAGGTGAGGGCAAAAGTGGCAGAGGACCTCTACGACCAGTTCGCCTTTCTTTTCCATCAGTTAGGGGTAATAGACACAAAAGACCTGATCGCGAAGCATACGACAATGCGCGAATTCCATCACCCCTTTCCGGAAGAGACAGGCGCCGCCTCTACTGCAGCGGCTCAGGAAGATACGAGCGGTATGGCAGACTAGGGTTTTCTGACTTCCCGCCCGGCGCTTAAGTGCTTCCCGGGAAAAAATACCGGCTTCGGGGTCCCCGGATCGCGGGGGCCGAAGCCGGCTGGTAATCTTGTGGTGCCATTTTATGCCATGGCAGCCCGATGCGGCGATTCGAGCCAGGTAACGCCCGCCTTCTTCTCCCAGTCGGTCTCGAATTTATCCGCAAAAAACCAGTGGAGTTTCTCGAAAAGCCTCTTCCAACCCGACTGATAATCGAGTCTTAACAGGTCTTCGAGAAAGGGTACTATCTCCTCAAGTTTTTCTTTCGGGAGATACGCCCTGGCTTTCAATTCTATTGAACGTTTCAATGATTCAGGCGATAAGGCATGCGCGGTAAGCATGGCAACCTTAAAATCCCGTTTTACCGCAATCTCAAGAAGATCGAATCCTCTCACGCCCATGATGTCAAGCACGACTACGTCATATTTATTGGATTCAAGCAATATGCGTGCATCCTCGAAATTAGTCGCTTTGTCCATCTTTACATCCCGGCAGGTATCCATGATCAGGTCTTCCAGAGTACTCAAGATATCCGGTTCATCATCTACGGCCAGGATTGTTTTGCCGTTTAAAATGGAATTATCCAATTTGTCCCTCCCTATGGTTAAACTTTACTATTTTGTTTTCAGCCTCTGAGCGCGATATTCGGTTAAGCCGAGTGTCCCGTAATAGAGAGCAGCTATTTGTACACGCCGCAGCCGACAAAGTAATCAGCGCCTTCGACTTTTTGTACCCAGGTAGCCTTGGCTCCTATCTTTTTGGTCGTAGGATTGGTCCAGGAATAGACGACCCAACCGCTCCCTTTTGTTTTTGCAACTTCGATAAATTCTTTCATGAACGCTTTGCCGGTCGAATCCTTAAGTCCCAGGTGATTCTGTCCGACGAGCTTCGGATTTCCTCCCTGTGCCAGGCAGTCACCGTTCCAGTTGTTGGCGAATATGTATAATTCGCCTTTGGTAAACTGGCCGCTGGGATTGTTAAATTCCGCAAGCGCCTTATCTTTGCCCTGAGTCTTCGCGAATATGGCCGCTTTCTCCGCCAAAGCCTTCGCCTCTTCCTGCGATGCAGCCGCCCCCATTGAAACCACACAAAACATCGCCATCAGTACCAGTACGCACGTCCGCAAACTAATTGTTCTCATGTTCCCCCCTGATTAGTTTTTTTTGGTGATTTAAATGGATGATCCGGTCTTAAAGTTCTTATCGGAAAAAAAAGTTTCCCTTAAGACAAAATTTTATTTAATTTCTAATTATTGCATTTGCGAGATTGACGAGTCGCCGCCGCATAAGGCGGGAGAATTATTTCTAAGAAACAAATGTTATCGAATGTGAATTCCCTATCTTTGATAGATTATTTTCGCGATGAGTTTAACCAGAGGGATGGACCTCGAACCCCTAAATAAAGCACATAATTCAAAATTCAAGGTCCGACCCTTAGTATTCTTCGTTCCCTCAATTCAAAACGTGAATTGCCTCCTTCAACCTCTTTGATTCGACATCTCGATTATGGACGCCCTAATCTACCCTTCTGCAAAGCTTCAGTGCTCCGGAACGAAAAGGGGAATACATAAGAATCAGGCCTTGAATATTGAAAAAAAGTAAAGGTCTGATTCTTTAGGTTTTTCCCCTTCCGAATTAACCCCTCCGATACGCGCTAGGACCAAAGTCCTAGTGATAATCCTGCAATGGCTGCTCATATTACGGGATAAGAGTTGCAGACGTGATCCCTAAGGATAGAAGGAAGCATTGCAAGTTGTCTTACATCTCCGGCATACACGCAACCCATCAAAAGGAGTAACGTGGACGATTTTGTGCATGAAGAAGAACTGGAACGCGACTTTTTGCATGGAAAAAATGGGGAAAGACGAGGAACCAGTGATGGCGGACAGAGCTGTTTTTGCAAATTTTTGTCCATTACGCCGGGAGAAGGAGATTACCGCCAACGATTTCGGCAAGTCATCTGATTTTTATAAGTCAGTCAAGCGGGGAAAGGAGCAACCATGAAAAAGAATAAAAGTTACTTGATTCTGTTGGTATTTGCCTGTATCACGACCCTGGTTGTGCCCCCCTGTTCGTACTCCCAGGAGACTCAGCCGTCAAAAGTATTCAAGGCCGAAGAGCTTGAACAGATCCTGGCCCCCATTGCCCTTTACCCGGATTCCCTTCTTACCCAGGTACTGATGGCGTCCACATATCCACTTGAGATCGTCCAGGCTGATCGGTGGGCAAAGCAGAATAAAAGTGTGAAAGGCGACTCTTTGGCAAAAGGCCTTGAAGCTCAGCCCTGGGATCCGAGTGTCAAGTCCCTGGTGAACTTTCCCGAAGTCCTGTCTATGATGAGCGACAAAATCGACTGGACGCAGAAATTGGGCGATGCATTCCTCGCGCAGGAGAAGGATGTTATGGGAACCGTCCAGACACTTCGGGCAAAGGCGCAGTCGGCGGGCAATCTGAAAACGACCAAAGAGCACGTCGTCAAAGTGGAGCAAGAGACCATCATTATAGAACCTGCAAGCCCACAGGTTATCTATGTACCCACCTATAACCCGACCGTGGTGTATGGCGCATGGCCATACCCGGCCTATCCGCCGGCTCCTGTCTATCCCCCGGGATATGTGGCCACCACGGCCGCCTTTTCCTTTATGGCCGGCGCTGCCGTAGGCGCGGCATGGGGTTACGCGTGGGGTAACGCCAACTGGCACGGAGGCGATGTTAATGTCAATGTCAATCAAAATAGCAGTCTCAACAACAACATTAACCGCAGCAAGTATGCGAGCCAATACCAGGGGAAAGGCCAGGCCGGCCAGGGACAATGGAAGCATGATGCCGGCCACCGGAAAGGCGTTGCCTATCGCGACCAGGCCACGGCAGGAAAATACAACCGGGCCGGGTCGGCGCAAGGCATACAGAGCCGGGAAGCCTATCGAGGGAAGACCGGCCGCGGCGCAGGAGGCACATCCCCACAGCCGGCCGGTGCCGGCGCCCGACCGGGAACCATGGACCGTGGGGGACAGGCTTCGGGCCGTGGCGGAAGCCCGGGTCCTTCGACGATGCAGAGTGGAGGAAGGCAGAGCGCCTTCGGTGGCATGGATAGGGGCAGCACCACAAGAATGGACAGCAGTCGCGGGCAGGCAAGCCGTCAAAGCAGGTCTTCCCCACAAACCATGCAGCGAGGCGGTGCCGGCGGTGGGGCACGTGGCGGCGGCGGCGGTGGCGGCGGCCGAAGAAGATAAGGAGGGAAGACTATGAACTCACCTATGCATAGAGAAAAGTGGATACCGGCCTTTGCGTGCCGCATTGTTGTTGCCCTATCGATTGCACTGTTGGCTCTACCCTTGCAGGGTCACGCAGCACAAGCCGGACAAAAGACTTTTGCTTCCCCCGAAGAAGCGGTGAAGGCTTTGATCGGTGCAGTCAAGGCGGACAATCTCAAAGGGCTGAACGCTATTTTTGGCCCCGCGGGGAAAGAAGTCCTCGGTTCCGGCGACGCGGTGCAGGACAAGGCAGCGATGGAGCGGTTCCTTAACGCATACGAGGTGAAGAATGCCCTGGTGAGAGATGGCGACGCGAAAACTGTCCTTCAGGTAGGCGTCGAAGAGTGGCCCTTTCCCATTCCAATCGTGAAAAAAGGCAAGAGGTGGTTCTTTGACACGAAGAAAGGCAAGGAAGAACTCATCAACCGTCGCGTGGGAAGGAACGAACTTGACACCATCCAGACCTGTCTGGCATATGTTGACGCACAAAGAGAATACGCGGTTAAAGGCCGTGAGAACGATGGCCTCCTGGAATACGCACAGAAAATTGTAAGCACGTCCGGCACGAAGGACGGCCTTTACTGGGAGGCGAAACCAGGCCAGGAGGAAAGCCCCCTTGGTGATTTTGTAGCCAGGGCAACCCGGGAAGGTTATAAGAAAACAAACAATAAACCCATCCCGTACCATGGGTATTATTTCAAAATCCTGAAGGGCCAGGGGAAAAATGCTCCGGGTGGAGCATACGACTACGTACTTAATGGAAAGATGATCGGGGGCTTCGGCTTGATCGCATACCCGGCACAATACGATGTTTCCGGCGTCATGACCTTTATCGTCAACCACGATGGTATTGTCTATCAAAAAGATTTGGGAAAAGAGACAGCAAAAATTGCCGGCGCCATCGGGCTCTTTGACCCGGACCCGGGATGGAAGAAGGTGGAAGGTGAAGATCGGTGATCAGTGAAACGTTAACGGCAGGAGGAGGAACGCGCCGAGACAGAGAAAGAGAAGAAGGCCGTCTCTGGTCTCCTGACTGTCGCCCCGGCATATAGGACCAAAGCCCTATTGATACCTCCTCTCTGTCTGTTTATGTTAGGACCAATGGCCGTCAAAGAGTATTGTAATCTAAGCGATTAGAGATGGTGAGTCAATCCCGGAGTCTTTTCCGGGCTCTTCCGGTCAGCCGATCTCGCAGCAGACATCTTTTTTGCTCCGGAGGAGTTTTTCGCAGGAAGGAGGCAAAAGGAGGATGCCTGGCGTTAAAGAAATATCCGGTCAGCCGATCGCATAAGTTTCGACTTGAGAAGGAGCTGACGAGCCGTACCTCGGGATTGTGATAAGTATGGCTTTCTGCGTGCACGAACAGGACACATGAATAATCCGTGGAGATATGAGAACGCATTCCCTGAATGACGCTTCGCCTTCGATCCGAGGTTTGAGTTTTCCTCTCGGCGCCACTATATACCCTGAAGGCGTGAACTTCAGCGTGTTTTCGAAAGGGAGTGCCGCGGTTCACCTGCTTCTTTTCGATCACGTGGATGATGCGAAACCGTCCTGCGTGATCGAACTGGACCGCCACAGAAATCGGATTTACCATTACTGGCATGTGTTTGTGCCCGGAATCACCAGGGGTCAGCACTATGCCTACAAGGTGCAGGGTCCCTATGCTCCGGAACTTGGGCTCCGTTTCGACCCGAATAAGGTCTTGCTCGACCCCTACGGGAGATATGTTGCCAGCCCGGCGGGGTATAGCCGCGATGCGGCTCGGAAACCGGGAGATAACACTGCATGGGCAATGAAGAGCGTGGTCGCCGACCTCAGCGCCTATGATTGGGAAGGAGATGTCCTATTACGCAGGCCCTTCACAAAAACGGTTCTTTACGAGGTGCACGTGGGCGGGTTCACGAGACACCCCAGCTCCGGGGTGGCGCCCGAGCTGCGTGGCACATATCGGGGACTGATCGAAAAGATCCCATACCTGAAGGATCTGGGAGTGAACGCGGTCGAACTCCTGCCCATCTTCAGCTTTGACGCGCAGGACGCCACTCCCGGTCTGGAAAATTACTGGGGATACTCACCTGTTTCCTTCTTTTCGCCCCATGGGGGCTACGGTTCCCGCAAAGATCCGGTGGGCGTGCTCGATGAGTTCCGGGACATGGTCAAGGCCCTGCACCGGGCAGGCATCGAAGTCTTGCTGGACGTGGTATACAACCATACCGCAGAGGGGGGACGTGACGGTCCGACGTTCTGCTTCAGAGGGTTTGCGAACGAAACCTACTACATCCTCGACAAAAATAAGGCTTCCTACGCCGACTACACCGGGTGCGGCAATTCTCTGAACGCAAATGAGTCCGTCTGCCGGAGGATGATCGTCGATAGCCTTCGCTATTGGGTTCAGCAGATGCACGTGGATGGCTTCCGGTTTGACCTGGCGTCGATCCTATCGCGCGACAGGGACGGCCGCCCCATGGCGTCTCCCCCGGTCCTCTGGGATATCGAGTCCGATCCGGTGCTTGCCAACGCCAAGCTGATCGCGGAAGCGTGGGATGCTGCAGGCCTCTACCAGGTTGGCAGTTTCATCGGCGACAGTTGGAAGGAATGGAACGGCAAGTTCAGGGATGACATCCGAGCTTTTCTCAAAGGCGACAATGGAGCAGCGAGGACCGTAGCGTACCGGATCTCAGGGAGCCCGGATATTTACCGGCACGAGGAACGCGAACCGGAGCAGAGCGTCAATTTCGTCACGTGCCATGACGGTTTCACGCTTAACGACCTCGTCTCCTACAACGGTAAGCACAACGAAGCCAACAGGGAAAAGAACCGGGATGGAGCCGACCACAATCTCAGTTGGAATTGCGGCATCGAGGGCCCCACCGACAACCTGGAGATAGAGACGCTCCGAAACAGACAGGTGAAAAATTTTCTCGCCCTGACCCTCTTTTCCGTGGGAACCCCCATGCTGCTCATGGGCGACGAGATGCGGCGCACTCAGGGAGGCAACAACAACGCATACTGCCAGGACAATGAGACCAGTTGGCTTGATTGGACGCTTCTCACCAGGCATGGGGACATTCACCGCTTCTGTAAAAAGATGATCGCCCTTCGCCAGAGCCGCGAGCTCTCTGCGGAACGCCTCGTCATGACATTGAACGAACTGCTCAGCCGGCAGCCGATCCAGTGGCACGGTGTCACCCTCGATTCCCCGGATTGGAGCCCCGACTCTCACACATTAGCCGCCACAGCCGCCATCTCGGAAGGAAAGGTGCTACTCCATCTCATGGTAAACGCGTACTGGGGGCAGCTGTATTTCGAGATACCCCCCGCCGGAGTCGATTTCGGCCCCTGGCAAAAGCTTATCGATACATACCTCAACCCGCCGGACGATGTATGCGGCTGGGCTGACGCCCCCGTGGTCCGGGGGATGACCTATCCCGTGCAGTCCCGCTCCGTGGTGCTTCTCTCGAGCATGCGTCGAAACGCCGGGACCCGTTGAGCCGGAAACCCGGCCTTTTCGGGGATCTTTTGAAAGTCCTGCCGGCACTGAGGATAGTAGTACGGATGGACCCTTTCTATTCCTTTAACCCCTTTTTTTCCCTGCGGGAGAACCGAAAGTACGCCGCAACGGTCAGGAAATTGATGCACACCGCGATCACGTTCCATACCACCACCGGTCGCGAAACAATCAGCAAACCATAGTAGATCCAGAAAATCTGAAAGACACACATGATTGCCGCCATTCTCGGTTTCACTCCCATACTTGACCGACGTCTGAGCATCGCCACCAAGTCCGGTACAGCTGCAAAGGTAGTACCCAACCCCGCCAGAAAACCAAAGACCTCCGACCGGTAAAACCTGGGAACGAGCAAGCTCGCGGTATCGCGTGGAATCAGGCCCTCACAGCCATAGAGCACGACAACGCTCAGTACGATGCCGGCCAGCTTCATAATGTCCAATCGGCCCATACGCGCCTCCTCACTAAGCGGCTCTTTTCGTGTATCCTGACTGACTCGATTGTCAGGCCGCGATCTTTCCGGCATGGGGCGCTACGGGCGCGGAGAGTTGGGTATTCCCGCTCCGAACCGTCTTCATGCCGGCAGCACGCCCGAGCACGGGCATGATGGCGGTGGGTTGAGAAATTTTCAGGTTTCTTCTCTCCCTGCGCTCCTTTATCCTCCGGCCGGACTCATATTTTATTTCATGGATAACAGGGTATTTCGGCCATGGATTCATTTCTCCGCCTTGTCTGACGATTTTCCACGAACGAATGCCGCACCCTTGCCGGCCTCGAGCAACTTTTGAGGATCGAGAACACCGAAAAGCTGGATAAACTTGGCCACGAGCCCGGTCCAGCCCGTCTGGTGGCTTGCGCCGAGCCCCGCTCCGTTGTCACCATGGAAATACTCGTAAAAAAGAATGTTGTCGCGCCAGTAGGGGTCGGTCTGGAACTTCTCCGTGTCACCAAACACCGGTCGCCGGCCCTGCCCGTCCCGTAAGAAAATCCGGGCGAGCCTGTCTGCAATCTCCTTGCTCACCTCGAAAAGGTTCATCATATTGCCCGAGCCGGTCGGGCATTCTATCTTGAAGTTGTCCCCGTAGTACAAATAGAAATTGAGGAGTGCCCTGATGATCATGGCATTTACCGGCATCCAGATCGGTCCGCGCCAGTTGGAGTTGCCGCCGAACATACCCGTGTTGGACTCTGCCGGCAGGTAGTCCACCCGATACTCCCGGCCGTCTGCGTACAGGACGCAGGGGTGCTGCTCGTGGAACTTCGAGAGCGAGCGGATGCCGTAAGGGCTCAGGAACTCGCCCTCGTCGAGCATCTTCGTGAGGATCCGGCGCAAGCGTTCCGGGTTGATCAGGGCCAGGATTCCCCGCTCGGCCACCCCGTAGTGACCCGGACCGGTGGGGTGAACGGTCTCGAAGAGTTCGGGTATGCGGCGCATCCTTTTCGCGAGGTCAATCATCGTCCCCGGGATGCTCTCCCGCTGCCACTTCTCGATCACTGTCGTGGCACAGATTGGCAGGAGCCCCACCATCGAGCGCACCTTGAGCCTTATCGCGCTGCCGTCGGGAAATCTTAAGAGGTCATAGTAGAACCCGTCTTCCTCGTCCCACATGCCGTCCTCCCCGGCCCGGTTCATAGCCCTGGCGATATAGTGGAAGTGCTCGGTGAACTTCGCGACCATGTCCTCGTAGATGGGGTCGAGGGCGGCAAGCTCTATCGCGAGCTCAGCCATATTCTGGCTGAAGAGAGCCATCCACGCCGTGCCGTCTGCCTGCTCCAGGTGGCCGCCGGTGGGCAGTGGGGCACTGCGGTCGAAGACGCCGATGTTATCGAGGCCAAGGAAGCCCCCCTCGAATATGTTCTTGCCGAAACGGTCCTTGCGGTTTACCCACCAGGTGAAGTTCAAGAGCAGCTTGTTGAACGTCATCCTGAGGAAATCGAGATCCGTCTCGCCGCGCAGGGCCTGTTCGGTGCGGTGCAGGAAGAGTGTCGCAAAGGCGTGGACCGGGGGGTTCACGTCGCTGAAGTTCCACTCGTAGGCGGGCATCTGGCCGTTGGGGTGCAGGTATACGCCGTTAAGCATGAGGTTCATCTGCTCCTTGGCGAAGTCGGGATCGACGATCGAGAGGGGAAGGGTGTGGAAGGCCAGGTCCCATGCCGCGTACCAGGGATATTCCCACTTGTCGGGCATGGAGATGATGTCCTCGTTCAGCATGTGGAACCACTCCGAGTTCCGGGCGTCACGGTATCCGGAATAGAGGGGGTTGGAGTGGTGCTCGTCCAGCCAGGTGTCACCGTCGAAGAAGAAGAACTGCTTAGTCCAGAGCATGCCGGCGATGGCCTGGCGCATGACGCCGGCCGCGTCCGGAGAGACCGAGGGCGGGGTTACAGAGCGATAGAACTCGTCCGCTTCCTGCACCCTTGCCGCCACGGTCATGTCGAATTCCGGCCCGAAGGGCGCAGCAGCGCTTTTGGCAGTCTCGCCTTGCCCGGTATCTTCACGCGCGGTCAGACGGAGCCGCACCGCCGCAGATTGGCCGGATTCCACTACCATACGATAGTGGGCCGCAACCTTGGTACCCCGTTTTTCCGGATTCACCGCGCCCTGATTACCCTCTACCACGCAGTTATTGATACCGTCCTTGAGGTAGGGGCTCACGTTCTTTTGGCCCGGGAAAAGCCGCTCGTGGTTCGTCTCGTTTTCGGTAAAGAGCAGCGGCACCTCGCCTTCGCAGGAAAGGATGATTTCCCCGAGCAAGGGATGGGATCCCGCGACCGCGCTCGTCCCCACAGCTCCCCCGATCTCCTTCAGGTTTGGTTTCTCCGGGGATCTGTTGGATTCGGCGATCCATGGGGACCAATCATTACGGAACCACAGGGTCGGCAGTAAGTGCAGTTCGGCCGCTTCCGGTCCGCGGTTGACGGCCGTGATCCTGACCAGGATATCTTCCGGAGCGGCTTTGGCATACTCCACGAATACGTCGAAGTAGCGGTTACCGTTGAAGACCCCCGTATCGAGGAGCTCGTATTCAGATTCCTCCCGGCTCCGTCGCCTGTTTGTCTCCACAAGATCGTCGTAGGGGTAGGCCGACTGGGGGTACTTGTAGAGGTATTTCATGTAAGAGTGGGTGGGGGTGCTGTCCAGGTAGAAGTAGTACTCTTTCACGTCCTCGCCGTGGTTCCCTTCGCTGTTCGTAAGTCCGAAGAGGCGCTCCTTGAGGATCGGGTCCTTGCCGTTCCATAATGCAAAGGCAAAGCAGAGCCTTTGTTTGTCGTCGGAAATCCCTCCCAACCCGTCTTCGCCCCAACGGTATGCCCTGGAACGGGCCTGGTCGTGGGTAAAGAAGTTCCAGGCATCCCCGTCTTCGCTATAGTCTTCACGCACCGTGCCCCACTGTCGTTCGCTCAGGTAAGGCCCCCATTTCTTCCACCGGGCCCGGCCCTCACGGTTTTCAGTGAGTCTTTCTTTCTCGGCGTTTTTGAATGTGATTGTATTGTTCATAATGTTCTTCTTCTGTCCCTTCGCAAATTACTTTGCGGTGGTCAGTTTCCTCTCTCTACCTGCCGTGCCTTCAACTCTATAATATTAGTTAGTCACTATATGGGCGCAATACAATAAACCGGGGGCGGCAATTGTTTTATCTTCTCTCTTCCGAGCGGTGGTACCCGATAATGCTCCTGGGATACCACGGGAGGGTTCATTTGAAGCGGAGGATAGACGACAGAATCTTATTGAAATACATTGATGAGAGAATACGAAGTGTCCTTGTGTCAGCATGACCCCTTGATTTTGACTTGCGAGAACCGAAGAGGCCAGGGGCCAAGCAAGAGATTCCAATCGTTCAAAATTCAAGGGCCGACCCCTTGGGTTTTCCCTGACGACCGGCATCAGGAAAGAGAGCTTTTTTTATCTCCAGCTGTAGAGGACTCCCGCGCCCATTACCCACTGGTCCTTCGAACCTACGTTATCGACCACCGGGCTGTTGGCGGCATCTCCCAGAAGCCGCATGTAGCGGACACCGCCCGCGATGTGCCAGTTTTGGTTCAGATGATAGACGATTGCAGGAGTGGCAGAAACATCTCTGAAACCAGCGCTCGCATTATGGCGTGGGAGCCCGGAGAGGAATGCGTCGGTCACGTCCACGCCGAAGTACCTGCTCGTGTACGCACTATCGCCATAAGTACTGCTGATGCCCAAACCGACATCCCAGTTTTTGGCCATAGCCCACCATCCCCTTACGAGCCCCGTGACGAGCCAGCCATTATAGGCACCGCTCATGTCGGCGGTCCATGTCAGAGTGGTGAGGAGGCGGCATCTCGGGTTGCCTGGGTCGATAAACTCGAATCCTAGATAAGCACCGCCTTCAATGGCCGAATCGATCTTCGTCATCCTGTCAACCTGGTCATTTTCCACGTTCGATCGCTCAGGACGATAATTGAGTACCGGTCCTAAGCGGAATACAGGATGATCGACGATATTGAGGGAAAGCTCGGTGCCACGCAACAAGAGGTACTGGTTAGACCCGGGCAGCGTATACTTAAGGAACGGCGCGGCAACGCCCTTGTAGTTCTTGGATCCCAAGTAGTCGGGCGCGGCTCCCACTAAAATCCCGACAATCGTCGGGGCATTGTCAACCTCGAAGGCAGCCTGTTGGGCGCGCAAAACACCGGGAGTCAGGGCCAGTATCGCGAATAAAGACAAAAGCACAATTTTCGCTACATACTTCATAGAGTACCTCCAGTGAAATTTATTCATCTCGGGTATCCTGCCGCTGATGCCCACAACATATGTCGGTGTGGCCATCTTTTCAAGAGCCTGATCATGATTTTCTTCCTCATCACCAATTCGATCGGGGAGGGAAGTGGGGTCACCCATCAGAGGGTTTCCTGTCAGGAGATAATTCTTCCCTTCCTGCAAAAACATGACGGTTTGCAGGAGTGTAACTGTCCAGTCCTACATCTGTATTTCAACCGATATCGGACAGTGGTCGCTCGCTTCAGTATGCTGATAACTGACTGCGGGAAACCTTGGTCATGTATGCTGTTTGCAATTGCTTGACGCCCCTTGCCGGCAGTTTTTTTGTTTTCCAAGAGATAATCGCTTGTGGGGGGGAACTAGGGGGGGCGTCTCAGGCCGAGCCGGCCCCCCCGATTCGGCCGTTGTCCGTCACCCTTACAAAGGAGAGAAAATACACGATTTAGCGACAATGATAAAATTAAAGTGAAGAAACAAAGGGCGCTTGGAAAGTTGCCCCAAATCCCTTTTGAATAAGGAAATGGAGCGAACTCTTCGATGCCTGGAACAGGAAATAAAGAAAGCTCAGAAACAATTAGGCATGGAAATACAACGCGTCTGACCCTTTAGTCCTATCTTCTGAAGGGGTATTTGATTTCTTAAGATAATTAGTAAAACCCTCTGCTCTATTCTTCACAAACGCAGCCCGTAGAAAAATTGCTATCCGCTTTGAGCCATAAACTTTGAATTCTTAACGGAAATGTGAACAAATATCGGATAGCAATTCAGCCCCCGTGGGATATCCGTGGGGATGGCTCGCTCCAGCGCCTAAAACTATAACAGTCGGTATATCGATCATATTCCGATAATATCATTCCAAAAAACGATTTCAAGAGAACGAATAGGTTTTGCCAACTTTCTAATTAAAATAG of the Syntrophorhabdaceae bacterium genome contains:
- a CDS encoding DUF2950 domain-containing protein translates to MNSPMHREKWIPAFACRIVVALSIALLALPLQGHAAQAGQKTFASPEEAVKALIGAVKADNLKGLNAIFGPAGKEVLGSGDAVQDKAAMERFLNAYEVKNALVRDGDAKTVLQVGVEEWPFPIPIVKKGKRWFFDTKKGKEELINRRVGRNELDTIQTCLAYVDAQREYAVKGRENDGLLEYAQKIVSTSGTKDGLYWEAKPGQEESPLGDFVARATREGYKKTNNKPIPYHGYYFKILKGQGKNAPGGAYDYVLNGKMIGGFGLIAYPAQYDVSGVMTFIVNHDGIVYQKDLGKETAKIAGAIGLFDPDPGWKKVEGEDR
- a CDS encoding response regulator, producing MDNSILNGKTILAVDDEPDILSTLEDLIMDTCRDVKMDKATNFEDARILLESNKYDVVVLDIMGVRGFDLLEIAVKRDFKVAMLTAHALSPESLKRSIELKARAYLPKEKLEEIVPFLEDLLRLDYQSGWKRLFEKLHWFFADKFETDWEKKAGVTWLESPHRAAMA
- the glgX gene encoding glycogen debranching protein GlgX; the protein is MRTHSLNDASPSIRGLSFPLGATIYPEGVNFSVFSKGSAAVHLLLFDHVDDAKPSCVIELDRHRNRIYHYWHVFVPGITRGQHYAYKVQGPYAPELGLRFDPNKVLLDPYGRYVASPAGYSRDAARKPGDNTAWAMKSVVADLSAYDWEGDVLLRRPFTKTVLYEVHVGGFTRHPSSGVAPELRGTYRGLIEKIPYLKDLGVNAVELLPIFSFDAQDATPGLENYWGYSPVSFFSPHGGYGSRKDPVGVLDEFRDMVKALHRAGIEVLLDVVYNHTAEGGRDGPTFCFRGFANETYYILDKNKASYADYTGCGNSLNANESVCRRMIVDSLRYWVQQMHVDGFRFDLASILSRDRDGRPMASPPVLWDIESDPVLANAKLIAEAWDAAGLYQVGSFIGDSWKEWNGKFRDDIRAFLKGDNGAARTVAYRISGSPDIYRHEEREPEQSVNFVTCHDGFTLNDLVSYNGKHNEANREKNRDGADHNLSWNCGIEGPTDNLEIETLRNRQVKNFLALTLFSVGTPMLLMGDEMRRTQGGNNNAYCQDNETSWLDWTLLTRHGDIHRFCKKMIALRQSRELSAERLVMTLNELLSRQPIQWHGVTLDSPDWSPDSHTLAATAAISEGKVLLHLMVNAYWGQLYFEIPPAGVDFGPWQKLIDTYLNPPDDVCGWADAPVVRGMTYPVQSRSVVLLSSMRRNAGTR
- a CDS encoding DUF3300 domain-containing protein, which produces MKKNKSYLILLVFACITTLVVPPCSYSQETQPSKVFKAEELEQILAPIALYPDSLLTQVLMASTYPLEIVQADRWAKQNKSVKGDSLAKGLEAQPWDPSVKSLVNFPEVLSMMSDKIDWTQKLGDAFLAQEKDVMGTVQTLRAKAQSAGNLKTTKEHVVKVEQETIIIEPASPQVIYVPTYNPTVVYGAWPYPAYPPAPVYPPGYVATTAAFSFMAGAAVGAAWGYAWGNANWHGGDVNVNVNQNSSLNNNINRSKYASQYQGKGQAGQGQWKHDAGHRKGVAYRDQATAGKYNRAGSAQGIQSREAYRGKTGRGAGGTSPQPAGAGARPGTMDRGGQASGRGGSPGPSTMQSGGRQSAFGGMDRGSTTRMDSSRGQASRQSRSSPQTMQRGGAGGGARGGGGGGGGRRR
- a CDS encoding MipA/OmpV family protein, whose amino-acid sequence is MATPTYVVGISGRIPEMNKFHWRYSMKYVAKIVLLSLFAILALTPGVLRAQQAAFEVDNAPTIVGILVGAAPDYLGSKNYKGVAAPFLKYTLPGSNQYLLLRGTELSLNIVDHPVFRLGPVLNYRPERSNVENDQVDRMTKIDSAIEGGAYLGFEFIDPGNPRCRLLTTLTWTADMSGAYNGWLVTGLVRGWWAMAKNWDVGLGISSTYGDSAYTSRYFGVDVTDAFLSGLPRHNASAGFRDVSATPAIVYHLNQNWHIAGGVRYMRLLGDAANSPVVDNVGSKDQWVMGAGVLYSWR
- a CDS encoding cache domain-containing protein: MRTISLRTCVLVLMAMFCVVSMGAAASQEEAKALAEKAAIFAKTQGKDKALAEFNNPSGQFTKGELYIFANNWNGDCLAQGGNPKLVGQNHLGLKDSTGKAFMKEFIEVAKTKGSGWVVYSWTNPTTKKIGAKATWVQKVEGADYFVGCGVYK
- a CDS encoding SemiSWEET family transporter, with amino-acid sequence MGRLDIMKLAGIVLSVVVLYGCEGLIPRDTASLLVPRFYRSEVFGFLAGLGTTFAAVPDLVAMLRRRSSMGVKPRMAAIMCVFQIFWIYYGLLIVSRPVVVWNVIAVCINFLTVAAYFRFSRREKKGLKE